The DNA sequence GACTGTAAAGCAGTAAAGTAGTTAAATTACCaaatccagttcagccttctttagtaataataaagctgaaagtctctctgtcagaatctctgtccggatctctgccagggtctctgtgacgcgcattgcgcctagaccgttcggccaattttcatgaatttggcacaaagttagtttgtagcatgggggtgtgcgcctcgaagcgatttttcaaaaatttgatatggttctttttctattccaattttaaaaacaaaattatcataagatggacgagtaaattacgaaattatcataacgtggaaccgtaacatgggcacaagccaattggcgagaaaattcaccttacattatttgtaaatatacaggcgaaccaaaagcccttttaattttcattatgggcaaagccgtgcgggtaccactagtgtaaaataatgcctttccctgcatttaaaacattaccaaaacatattatcaaattatcatgccatggctgcagtttcattgttggtgacgtcaggagcattaGTCGATCACTGGctattatatacagtggctcccaaaagtcttcgtacacctacgactttcaacgaaataggccccaaatcattggttagaattaatatttcggaataagtatttaattataagatctgtgatcaatttttaacaaaactgcatgaaaatttttaaaaaatattaaaacttaattttttaaaaatcaaaaaccgaaaagtgccggaaattttatctcacaaaagtcttcgtacacttgataaaatgtctatatattattgaataatctaacttttgattaagttattaattagtagaatatcaaacagtattcataacaccttttaaacgtctgggaatagacttcattctttttcttcctttttttagcGAAATTTCTGAGGAAGTGTTCTACCAAACTTCGAgtattactgtttctagctctattttggttttaaagccctattttcgtaatctagcctccagatatcgctaaatacgttacattaagttgcaatctggcgattgagggggtattttctaaactttaggacaattttcgaggcactagacgcaaacgttgaaaaccgtgtgcttcttatcgttatcttgataaaagacaaagttgtttccaataaccaaatttttggctaagagttcaaaattggtttttaaaatatttaaaggaacatcatgattcattatttcatcaaaaaattacaaactaccaagtcctgatgctgatatgcaccctcacactaaaacaccttcaccgtcttgattaactgatccaactaagttcttaagattaagttcttaattttttcttctacttacagttatacaacaatttaaccaaaaatgttgaattaatttttatctgtaagtaaaacatgattctaaactgtttttagcttatttatcattgattttgggacgaaaagcgtaagctttctgtttttcgcacgatcaagaaaatttctgcgagaagaggtcccatttaatccagctaatcaaagaacttggcgaacaattttaggtgaaaattaaatgtaaaatgtttcatttaactctgcaaacttttacagtactcaaatgtgtatttttcataatttttttaactctaaatctATGATCactttttgtcaactttgccggttgacctttccttagcttgttttcggtccgattcctttctttaaagcattttatcaaggactttactatacaaacacataaattaactaatttagagacatttcaaaccaatttaccactactgtgggaataaaattcaaattttgaatggcgtttgcggttttttacgaataccagccattttacagtaataagcaatatattaaggaataaataaacaaaaaaattaaagctaaatgacttataaaggtcaacacaatgcaaaaatattaataaacgacatatgataattttaatcatgaatttattcgaaaatatttgagtgtacgatgacttttgaggcgtgttatttctctgtctcttcgttttctgacccatttcaaaaaaaatgatccgtcaatattttgaaaaaaccaataggttgtatttagaatgatataggaatgatgtgaaaaaatattggacttcatattcgaattcagttttgagttattttagttttactaaaaaatttcaaagtgtacgaacacttttgggagccactgtatatgcggATACTGTCGGGTTTTACTAAGATTccaataatgtattttaaaaagatcCAGACAGTgctgaaaaaataactaaaaccaagCCCAAACTCTTTTTTTGTCCACAGCAGTCATCATTAGTCTTACCGTCAACAAGTTTATTACTTCGTTGATGTTGATGAACATTGTCCAAGAAAGACACAAATTGCAAAAATGAACTTTAACCTTCCCATTGCCACATTCTATATCtgagaaaaaaagattgttaCAAAAGGATCCATTAAGCAGGGTGGATCTCAGGAAAAACAACATGAAAAGCCATATTGAAAATCCTTATTTGTTCCgcagaaatatatattttgaggAGTCTTCGTTGCGTCATTGTTTAGTATACATACAATGTTTTTAGTATGCTATGTTGTTTCTTCATACAATGAAGAAAACCCGTCGTAAATTTTCATTTGTTCTGAAAGCGATTTAATGGCAGCTGTTAAATGTCATTTCCGTTCATCATTTTAAGTCATGTCCCACGGAACTTGATTATCATACGAGTGGTCCTGTCTCACGCAAAGTTTCGTTTCGTTTTCTATAAGGGTTTTGGACTTTTCTAATGATGGTAGATGACAGATTTTTCATTGTGCTCCAAACcagtttcttatttatttttattcatttatttttttttctttatttatttacttattttatttttattcatttattctctctctctctctctctctctctctctctctctctctctctctctctctctctctctctctctctctctctctctctttgagcaatcacgaacgGCTCTCTCACTTGATCGCAGTTGACATGCTCTGGTTTTCGGAACGGGGCATCTGCGAGCACCACCTTCTTCATCTTGCGAGCACCGTCCCCAccagcaccaccgttgaccggAATCTGCTCCTCCTGAgcgattgcgtccatatcctacacacatgcccacacacacatacacaccactgCAGACacacttgcctacacacacatacacaacactgcacacacacacacgtgcctacacacatacacaccactccacacacacatgcctacacacacatacacaccactgCACACACActaccctacacacacatacacacatgcctacacacacacttgcctacacacacatacacaccactgcacacacacacacacatgcctacacatacatacatacatgcgcgCGCgcgcgtgattgcgaaaaacataatttgatgtcAATATGTAgataattaggaaaaaaattgcCGCAGTACCTATCTGGACCCCCGTGCGTAAGTATATGCCTTTGGGACTATTCGGTAGTCGTTCTCTCAATtagcaatttagtttttaattcgtACTTTCAATTCGGTGCCCATGAATTGAATAATTTCAGTTTTGCCCTAATATTTGGAAGGTTGAGCCTGAACATTTTCCCAATCCAGACCGATGCACCGAGACTTACGTAGCGTTACATCCTATATTTCATCCGCGTGTACCTCGACTACGGTGTAGTTGCGGAAAATTAGATCCCCACCAATGAACTCAGCGTCTTTGAACTCCGTAACAACAACAACCatgctttttgtttttgaaaaaacactTACATAAAAAAGTGTACTAGACACTTGTATAACAAGACCCCATTACAGTTctcatctttatttttactaataataaagctgaacgtctctctgtctggatctctctatgtccggatctctgtctgtcaggatgtctgtgacgcgcatagcgcctagaccgctcggtcgattttcatgaaatttggcacagaattagtgtgtagcatggggtgtgcatctcgaagcgatttttcctaaattcgattttgttctttttctattccaattttaagaatattttcccgagcaaaactatcataagatggacgagtaaattaccaagttatcctgacgtggaaacgtaacatgggcaagccaattggtgagaaattcatcatacgttatttgtatatatacagcCGAATCaataaaccttttaattttctacaacgggcgaagccgtgcgggtgccactagtgtgaTCATAAAAGAAGAGAAACTTGAAAATTACGTTACAAAAGATTCCGATTAAATGACATCCCCGACATCGGCAAAGCTAAATGGCACTCGTAGTAGGTTGTACGTTTATGCTTACAAGTTGCTTCCACTCTTGCAATTTCAAGGGctaatttaatttattgcttgtTAACAAATTACACTAATTGATGAAATTcagtatttttaagaaattggaTTAAAGTCTAAATATTGAAACATAAACTGGAATCTTTTAGGGGGCGTTGAAatcgttttgcttttttttttttttttttggtcttccgTTCGTAACGAATTGGCTTCAAATGATGCGTTTTGGCTTCTAGCCATCTGGCAACCCTGAAAGTATCTTCGGTACACTTGGAACAGAATTCATTCCTTCGTAGAAATAAGTTTAGTGCTGTTTCGGTCTACGAGAGTGATCTGATTGTTTACCTATCTTGTTCCACGACTCGTCATGAAAAAGACATTTAGTTAATTCTAAATAAAGACAGTATACAAAAACTAAACTACAATGGAGTCATTTGCCATGTGTGAATATCTAATTAGCAAAGGTGCAGATGTAAATGCTCAAAACAGCGAATTAAAAACTCCTTTGCATTGTGCAATCGAAGATGATGGTTTTGAAATTGCCAAACTTCTTTTGAAGAACGGCGCGGACCCGTTTCTAAAGAGTATTCACGGTGATGATGCGTTACAGACGGCTTGTATCTGCGCTGTTGTTGGTGTATTcgaatatttaattgaaaattatctctATTCTAAAGAACGTACTGCTGAGGCGCATGAACTGATAGGCAGTAGCCTTATCGAAAAGAGGGGCAATCTTGGAGAGGCCTTAAATCACTGGAAAACTGCTCTGTCAATCAGGAATGAGGATTCAAACAATTACTTGGAAAAGAAAACGATTGATAGAAAAGCTCCTTTTCTGGATGTAACTGAATTTAGTTCCGTGGAAGAACTGGAAAAAATTTCAGAGGACTTGGACGCAATAATGATGCAAACTTTGCTTGTTCGTCAGAGAATTTTAGGTACATTCCATGTGGAGATGAATGCCTTTTTGGTCATTCGCATGCGCACTTACGCTAAATACGGGGAATATAAGAGATGCATGGATCTTTTCCTATACTTTTTGGAATTTTGTATAGATGAACCGTTAATAACCCACGCATGTCATACTGTTCAAATGTTTGTGGTGTATCTTTTTCTCTTCAACGAACGCTATAATGGCAATCGTACTTTTCCAGAACAGATGCAGTTTTCTGATATATACGAGCTCATTCGCTCATTCGTTTCTGTAATTGCCGTAACCAAGAAACTCTTAAAAATAAGACCAATTTTTGAAGACCACGAATATTATTTTGATGAGATGCTGAAGGCGTTTTCTTATCTTTTACGCCTTCTATATGATGTTCCTAAAACTTCTGAAGAAAGAGCGGAAATGAAAGAAATTGTGTACCGGGTATCGCGCATCGCTCCTCGAACCTCTTCTGGGGATACAATACTGCATTTAGTAGTCTCAAAAGAAAGGACCATCATGAATGTATCCTCGCGTTTGGATCTAGATTTGGATATTTTCCCGCATGCCGGAGTAGCTGAACTTTTATTACAGTGTGGAGCCAACGTCGAAGCTGTGAATTGCAGCTTGAACACTCCTTTACATGTGGCTGCTGAGGTATCCAACTACGACTCAGTTGTTCTATGCACCCTTTTGAGGTACGGGGCACATGCAGATCGTAAGAATGAGGCGGGAACTCATCCACTTGATATGCTAAAAGAAATAGCTGAATGCACCGTGAGTCCTTTTCAATACATTACATTAAAGTGCTTGGCCGCACGTAAAATAATGGAAAATCATGTCCCGTTTTCTGGTGAAGTTCCTGAAGAACTAGAGGGTTTTATTAAATTTcactgaccttttttttttttcgtgttttgtaGCAAGAGTTACGCGAGTGCTTTGAACGAAGTTCTTACTTGTGAAAGTACAACATAACGAACGTCGTGGAATAAATTCAATTACGTAATTattcgaacatttaaaaaaaagatagttttatgAATGATAAAGATGCTGATGCTTAAAATTGTACTTGTTGGACTTGCTAGGTCTGTGTTACTGAGTGAAAAGTCATACGTGTCTAAACTGCTAGGTATCggttattaaacaaaaaatatacacgTATTTAATTTACAAGATTTTTGTTGTTCAGTGcacagttaaataaatacctatcT is a window from the Uloborus diversus isolate 005 chromosome 6, Udiv.v.3.1, whole genome shotgun sequence genome containing:
- the LOC129224306 gene encoding protein fem-1 homolog CG6966-like, whose protein sequence is MESFAMCEYLISKGADVNAQNSELKTPLHCAIEDDGFEIAKLLLKNGADPFLKSIHGDDALQTACICAVVGVFEYLIENYLYSKERTAEAHELIGSSLIEKRGNLGEALNHWKTALSIRNEDSNNYLEKKTIDRKAPFLDVTEFSSVEELEKISEDLDAIMMQTLLVRQRILERAEMKEIVYRVSRIAPRTSSGDTILHLVVSKERTIMNVSSRLDLDLDIFPHAGVAELLLQCGANVEAVNCSLNTPLHVAAEVHLPPAIMAIPEDW